The Pseudomonas sp. GD03919 region AGCATGATGCCCATACGGCTCGCGGCATCCCAGGCCGACATCCGGCGAAACAACGCCATGGCGATCACGCACCAGATCATGGCTTCAAGAGGGAGACGTCGCTTACGCAGGGTCGCCACTCCCGCCGTTTCCAGTGCGGTGCTAACTAGGTCTGGATCAAGCAGCACCCCCAGCTCGTCGAGGGAGTGGGTGGCAGAAGCCGCTTCGTGAGTCAGTGCCAAGGCGCGGGAAAGTCGCATAAAAAATCCGATGCTCCAAACAAGCATCGGATTTTCGTTTCAGCGCGCAGAAGGTCAAGCTGTAGCGCTTAACTGACTGGCATTAGGCCAGCGGCCTGCAATCACGCCTATAATGGCTGGCATGCCTTCAAGATTGCCCGGATACCCCTGCTGTTGGCAGCGGTGCCGTGCATCGTTCGTTTCGGAGATTGCTCATGCTACTTCGCGGCCTTTCCTGGCTGGTGTTGTGCCAGTTGCTCGGCACCGTCATCAACGTTCTGCTGTTGCCGATGCTGCCCGGGCCGATCATCGGCATGCTGCTGTTGTTCGGCTTTCTCATCGTGCATGGCGAGGTGGGCGAGCCGCTCAGCGTGGCGTCCAGCAGCCTGCTCAAGTATCTGCCGCTGATCCTGGTGCCGCCCGCCGTGGGCGTGATGGCCTATGCCAGTGATATCGCCGCCGATTTCTGGGCGGTGGTTGGCGCGTTGGTGTTGTCGCTGCTGATCTCGCTGGCCTTCGCTGGCTGGCTGATGCAGAAGCTGATCGAGCGCCAGCAGCGCCGGGAGGATGTATGAGCCTGGATTGGCAGGGCGCCTGGCAGGCGCTGACCCATCACCCACTGTTCGGCATCGGCATCACCCTGGGTGCCTATCAGCTGGCCATGGCTGCTTACGAGCGAACCCGCTGGGTGTTCCTGCAACCGGTGCTGGTGTCGATGCTCACGGTGATCGGCATCCTGCTGCTGTGCGGCCTGAGTTTCGCCGAATACCGCAGCAGCGTGGCGCCGCTGACCCTGCTGCTTGGCCCGGCCACCGTGGCCCTGGCGGTGCCGCTGTACCTCAACCTGCGGCGGATTCGCCAGCTGTTCTGGCCGATCATCCTGACCTTGCTGATCGCCGGCACCTTTGCCACCGTGCTCGGGGCCGGGCTGGCCTGGTTGTTCGGTGCCGAACGGCCGATGCTGATGAGCATGGCGCCGAAGTCGGTGACCTCGCCGATCGCCATGCTGGTGGCCGATCAGATTGGCGGTATCGCAGCGTTGGCGGCGGTGTTCGTGATGATCACCGGGGTCATCGGCGCCATCGTCGGGCCATCCATTCTGCGTTTGTGCCGGGTGCATCATCCGGCGGCGCAGGGCATGGCGCTGGGCATCACCGCCCACGCCGTGGGTACGGCGCGGGCACTGCAGGAAAGTGACGAGTGTGGCGCCTTCGCGGCATTGGCCATGAGTCTGATGGGGGTGATCACCGCCGTGCTGTTGCCTCTGGCGATTGTCCTGTTGCTGTGAGAGCCTGCCGGGCGATTGGCGATGCCTTGGCCCCCTGCATGAATAACAGGTCATGAACCGATGAATCTGCCGCTGTTTCCGCTCAATACCGTACTGTTTCCCGGTTGCGTGCTCGATTTGCAGATATTCGAGGCGCGCTACCTGGACATGATCAGCCGCTGCATGAAACAGGGCTCAGGCTTTGGCGTGGTGTGCATCATCGAGGGTGCCGAGGTCGGCGATGCGGCCAGCCATTTCGCGGCGATCGGCTGCGAAGCGCGGGTCTGCGATTTCCAGCAGCGTCCCAATGGCCTGCTGGGCATTCGCGTGGAGGGTGGCCGGCGCTTCAGGGTCGAGCGCGCCCAGGTGCTGCCGGATCAACTGACCATCGCCGACGTGCAATGGCTCGACGCCCCCGAGGAGCGACCATTGCGCGGCGAACATGCCGATCTGGCGGCGCTGCTCCTGGCCCTGGCTCAGCATCCGCTGGTCGCAGGTCTGGGTATGACCGGGCTGCCTGAAGGGCAATGGCAACTGGCCAATCAACTGGCCTACCTGCTGCCGCTGGAGCCGCAGCAGAAACTGCAGTTGCTGCAGATGGACGATCCCGAGCAGCGCCTCGATCAGTTGCAGGCCATGGTCGAGCGTCTGCAGGGTGACGGCGCATAGATTGCCCGTCAGGCCTTGTTCAATAGCGATAGCGCAGCAGGGCCGCCGATAGCTCCCAGGTGACCATGGCACCGAACAATGCGGCGCATGCCGGAATCACCAGCCACCACACTCTGGCCGGCAGGGCCTGCATCGGCGCGGCGCGCTGAACCAGAGCCAGGCTGAGGGCGCAGCTGGTCAGGGCTACCAGGACGCCGGCGATGATGTCGCTGGGCCAGTGCACGCCCAGGTAGACCCGCGACAGGGCGATGGCCAGGGCCGGTAGTGTGGCTACCACCAGCCAACTCAGACGTGTCCGTGCCGCGCTGCCGCGTCCTGCCAGTACACCCAGGGCCAGAAAGAACGCGAACGCCGCCGAGGTATGACCGCTCGGCAGGCTGTAGCTCTCCAGGGGGTGTAGCAGGACATCCGGGCGTGTGCGCTCCAGCAGGTGCTTCAGGATGGTGGTGGCGGTGGCGGCCAGCAGCAGGCTGCCCGTGACGAACAGGCCGGCCTGCCAGCGACGTGCCGCCAAAAGCAGCACGGTCAGCAGGGTGCCGGTAGCCAGTTGCGCGTGGAAGTCGCCGAGGCGGGTGATCAGCACCGCGATGGCATCGAAGGCACGGCTGCGTTCGTCCTGCACCAGGGTCATCAGTCCCTGATCGAGGCTGTCCAGATGGGGAAAGCCGATCAGCAGCGCGGCCAGGGCGATGGCGCCGAGCAGTGCGGCCAAGCTGGCGGCCCAGCGCCTTTCACGCAGGCTGGCCTGGATGATCAGCAGCAACACCACCGCCAGGCCGGTACAGACGATGCCGGCAGCGCCCCAGAAGCCTTCCGGTAGCGGCAGGCG contains the following coding sequences:
- a CDS encoding LON peptidase substrate-binding domain-containing protein — its product is MNLPLFPLNTVLFPGCVLDLQIFEARYLDMISRCMKQGSGFGVVCIIEGAEVGDAASHFAAIGCEARVCDFQQRPNGLLGIRVEGGRRFRVERAQVLPDQLTIADVQWLDAPEERPLRGEHADLAALLLALAQHPLVAGLGMTGLPEGQWQLANQLAYLLPLEPQQKLQLLQMDDPEQRLDQLQAMVERLQGDGA
- a CDS encoding bifunctional DedA family/phosphatase PAP2 family protein gives rise to the protein MMQWFDSMNTWLQASPQWLALAIFLIACLECLAIAGIIIPGTVVLFTLAALAGNGALELWQTLLLAYAGGLLGDAISYTLGRRFHQGIRRLPVLREHPEWLTSAETYFQRYGVISLLVGRYIGPLRPMLPLVAGMLDMPAVRFALVSMLAAAGWAVAYMLPGWATGAALRLPLPEGFWGAAGIVCTGLAVVLLLIIQASLRERRWAASLAALLGAIALAALLIGFPHLDSLDQGLMTLVQDERSRAFDAIAVLITRLGDFHAQLATGTLLTVLLLAARRWQAGLFVTGSLLLAATATTILKHLLERTRPDVLLHPLESYSLPSGHTSAAFAFFLALGVLAGRGSAARTRLSWLVVATLPALAIALSRVYLGVHWPSDIIAGVLVALTSCALSLALVQRAAPMQALPARVWWLVIPACAALFGAMVTWELSAALLRYRY
- a CDS encoding CidA/LrgA family protein — translated: MLLRGLSWLVLCQLLGTVINVLLLPMLPGPIIGMLLLFGFLIVHGEVGEPLSVASSSLLKYLPLILVPPAVGVMAYASDIAADFWAVVGALVLSLLISLAFAGWLMQKLIERQQRREDV
- a CDS encoding LrgB family protein, translated to MSLDWQGAWQALTHHPLFGIGITLGAYQLAMAAYERTRWVFLQPVLVSMLTVIGILLLCGLSFAEYRSSVAPLTLLLGPATVALAVPLYLNLRRIRQLFWPIILTLLIAGTFATVLGAGLAWLFGAERPMLMSMAPKSVTSPIAMLVADQIGGIAALAAVFVMITGVIGAIVGPSILRLCRVHHPAAQGMALGITAHAVGTARALQESDECGAFAALAMSLMGVITAVLLPLAIVLLL